Genomic window (Paraburkholderia phenazinium):
TGCTCGGTGTCGCGGAGGCCGGCTTCTTCCCCGGCATCATCCTGTACCTGAGCCTGTGGTTCCCGGTCCGTCAGCGCGCCGTGGCGGCGGCCTGGTTCATGGCGGCGGCGCCCATCTCGACGGCAATCGGCTCGCCCCTCTCCGGCGCGATCATGAAACTCCCGCCGCTCGCAGGCCTCGCCGACTGGCAAATGCTGTACATCCTTGAAGCCATACCGGCCATCCTGCTTGGCTTCGTGGTCCTGAAGTACATGACGGACTCACCGTCGAAGGCGCACTGGCTGCAGGCCGAGGAACGCGCGTGGTTGATGGCGAAGCTGAAGACCGAAGCCGACGCCCGGGCGTCGCACGCGGGTCATACGGCCGGCGCGCTCGGCGCCTTGCGCGACCCACGGGTGCTGGCGCTCGCGCTGATTTACTTCGGCACCTCGGCGGGTCTGTACACGCTCGGCCTGTGGGCTCCACTGATCATCCGTCAATACGGTTTCGGCTCGTTTGAGACGGGCCTCATCGCCGGCATTCCGGGTGTGCTCGCCGTGATCGCGATGGTCCTGTGGGCCAGGCACTCGGACCGCACAGAGGAACGCACGTGGCACGTGGTGCTGCCGTGTGTGCTGGCGTGCCTGGGTTTCGTGCTGGTCGGCGGGGCCAGCACGGCCTTGATGGTGATTCTCGCGCTGGTCGTGGTGAATATTGGCATCAGCGCCGCGAAAGCACCGTTATGGGCCATGCCCAGCGTGTTTCTGTCCGGCGCGGGCGCGGCGGCGGGCATTGCCATGATCAACTCGGTCGGCAATCTCGGCGGCTTCGTCGGCCCGTTCGTGATCGGCTGGCTGAAGAACCTCACCGGCAGTTATTCGGCCGGGCTGTATGTGGTCGCCGCCACCCTGGCGGTATCCGCCATCGTCACCCTGATGCTGAGCCGGCAGACAAGGCCTGGCACCGCGCCGGCCGGCGAGCGGCACGGTCATTGAACGTTCTGAATTGTCACGGATCGAAGCGATCATCAATAGACGCCGTCGCACCCCAATTCGCCCGCGGCTTTCGTCGCAGTACACTTGGCGTATTGAACGATTGAACGCATTGGGCCCAGACCAGACAGGCTTTGGTCCGGCATACGGTTTTCGAACGAGGGAGATGTCCGTGGCAAATGACAAGATGCTGGCACAAGTAAGTGAAAAACCGGGCTTTTTTGCGGCCCTGGACCAGAGCGGCGGCTCGACGCCTGGCGCCCTGAAGCTCTACGGCATCCCGGAAGACGCCTACAACGGCGACGCCGAGATGTTCAAACTGATCCATGAGATGCGCGTGCGCATCATCACTGCGCCCGCCTTCACCGGCGACAAGGTGATCGGCGCCATTCTGTTCGAAGCCACCATGGACGGCCAGGCCGAGGGCAAGCCGGTGCCGTCCTTCCTGTGGGAAGACCGCGGCGTGGTGCCCTTCCTGAAGATCGACAAGGGACTGGAAAACGAAGCCGACGGCGTGCAGTTGATGAAGCCGATACCCGGCCTCGACGACCTGCTCGCGCGGGCGGTCAAGCTGGGCATCTTCGGCACCAAGATGCGCTCGGTCATCAAGCTGAATTCGCCGGAAGGTATTGCGGCCATCGCGAAGCAACAATTCGCGCTGGGTGCGCAGATCGGCGCACATGGCCTCGTGCCGATCCTCGAACCCGAGGTGTCGATCAAGAGTCCGGACAAGGCCGGCGCTGAGGCCACCTTGCGCGCCGAGCTGCTCAAAGGACTCGACGCCCTGCCGGACAGCAGCCGCGTGATGCTCAAGCTGACCATCCCCGATGTGGCGGATTTTTATCGTCCGCTGATCGATCATCCGCGCGTCGTACGCGTCGTGGCGCTTTCAGGCGGCTACACGCGCACCGATGCCTGCCGGCGGCTCGCTGCCAATCACGGCATGATCGCCAGCTTCTCGCGGGCCTTGATCAACGATCTCAAGGTATCGATGAGCGACAGCGAGTTCGACGCGACGCTGGCCGAGGGCATCGACGAGATTTATCAGGCCTCGGTCGTTAAGGTCTGACGTTGCTAACGGGCAGCGAGGCGTCCTCGCTGCCCGTGATGCCTCGATCCAGCACCGCAGCAAGCTTCAGACCGCTGGCGGCGAGCTTCGCCGTCACATGAACGCGCGGGGTATAACCGTATTCGAAGGCATTACGCGGACCGTCTCCGGTCGCACGCGAAAACATCCCCACCACCTGGCCGTCCGCATCGAACACCGGCGAACCGCTGTTGCCCATCGAGCCGTCGAGGTCCGTCGTAAAGTAATCGGTCTCTTCGACGGCCGTGACCTTGCCGCTGGAGACCCGCAGCGAACCGTCAGCGTCCGTATAGTTCAGCTCGCTCAGCTTCTGCTCGTGGCGTGCGCTACGCAGCGGAAAGCCGGCCATCCATACCGGGGCGCCCGGCGTCATGATCCGGTCGCTGAGTTCCAGCCACGCCTGAGGCGCAGGCTCGATACGAAGCAAGGCGGTGTCCTCGCGTAACTCGGCGCTATGCGGGCCCGTCTTGCGCACCGCGCGCGCCGTGGGCGGGTTCGATACCAGCCAGACACCTTGTGCGTCCCGCCACTCCCACTCGCCATTCGCGCCGCGGTTCGCGATCTGTGCCCGCAGTGTTTTGCAGGGCGTTTCGACACCCTCCACACCGTCCTCTCGCTGATGGTTCGCCACCTCGGAGGTCACCAGGTGGTAGTTCGTCAGCACATAGCCATCGCGCGAAATCGCGAAGCCGCTGCCCCCGCCGTCCAGCTCGATGCGGGCCGGCCACACCGCATTGCGTCGCACCAGTTGCGCGAATTCGTAGCGCACCATGCCCATGGCGAAGACCGGATCGTCGATCTTTTTCATATCCTCTGCGGTAAAGAAGCGATACCAGCATTCCGAGCCGTCGGGCAAGGCTTCGTTGCGAGCAAGCGCCTGGGCCTCCTCGCTGCTGGAGGCGATGTCGATGACCAGAATCGTTCTGGGGAGGATGCGCACCATCGATGCGATCAGCCGCTCTTTATCGATGCCTGGAATTGTGAGTGCCGACGGGTCGAACATGCCTTCAGACATACATCCCTCATGACTTGAGTGGTTCGGGGCTGGACAATCGCTGCGAGCGAGCCGGAAATTATTCCGCAGACAAAACGTACTTAAATACGCCGGCAATCGCAAGGTGCAGAGCGAAACTTCGATTGAATGTTCGATAGCGGCGTCAGGCCAGCCTTGCCTTGCCTTGCGCGGCGACCGGAACGGCACTTCACCCGGCATATCCAGAACGAGGCGGCCGAACGCCTGCACCGCCAGGGTTTTATCGCCCTTGCCCCACAGCAGCCGGAATTCGGCCTCCGGCAAGGGCGGCAAGCCATTCGACAACGCAAAACCCGCCCGCCTTCACCGCAGAAACGCAAACGCCGCCAGCGCCGTCATCACCGTGATGGCGCCGCCGATGCGGGTCGCGATCTGTGCAAACGGCATCAGTTCCATCCGGTTGGCGGCGGTCAGGATCGCGACGTCGCCTGTGCCCCCGAGGCCGCTATGCGTCGCATTGACGATCGCCGCTTCCACCGGATACATGCCCACCAGCCTGCCGACGAAAAAACCCGTCACGACGAGTGACAGCACTGTCGACACCGCCGTGACGATATTCACCCAGTGAAAGGCGGTGACGATTTCGCCCCAGGGCGTCATCGCGACGCTGATGGCGAACATCAGCGGATAGGTGACGGCGCTCGAAAAGAACCCGTACATGAAGCGCGCACCGCCCTGAACGCGCGGCGACACCACCTGGAACAACTGGGCGGCGACCACCAGCACGAGCATCACCACCGGTGCGGGCCAGTCGAACCATTGATGCGCCAGCACGCCGAGCAGATATAACGCGATCGCCGTTGCTCCGGCTGCGGCAACCGAACTGACGTCGAACTCGAACGACGGCGGCGCCGGTTGCACGGCCTCGTCGTCCGCTTCCGCCACGGTCAGCCGCCCGTGGCCGGTCCACTTTGGCCGGCGGCCGCCGAGATAGCTCAGCAGGCCCGCACAGCAGATCGCGGCGATATTGCCAAGCATCACCGCCGACAACACCTGAGCGAACAGCGGCCCTTGCGCGACGCCCATGATCTGGGCATAGCCCGCCGAGAGCGGCAGCGCACCCTCGCCGACGCCGCCCGCCATGATCGGCACCACGACGAAAAAGAGCGCGTGCTTGAAGCCGAGTCCCAGCGCGCCGCCCACAGCCGTGCCGACCAGCGCCGCCACCACCGAGCCGCTCGCCACCGGAATGAAGATGCGCACGAAGCCTTTGATCAGCGTCTGCCGATCCATGCTGAGCACACTGCCGACGATGATCGCCGCGATGAACAGGTAGAGGAAGTTCGAGCGGTTCGTAAAGTCCGTCACTGCCTTCACGATGGGCAGCGGCATCAGCTTGTAGTACACCAGCATCGACGGAATGAAGGCCGCGAAGATCGAGGTTGCGCCGATGTGGCGAATCCACGGAATGCGCTTCGCCAGTTCCGCGCAGGTAAAGCCGCCGACCGCGACGAGTGCGATGCCGGTCGGCAGGTCCGAGGCCAGTTTGCCCTTGAGGGTCATCGCGCCGAGCACGGCAATCAGCAGCAGATACACCGGCACGGGCAACGCCCCGACACGCCGGTCGAAAATCGCCCACCAGCGGTCCCTGAAGGTGTGCGCCGGCAATGGCGCTGCCTGGGTGCCGCCGCCTGGCGTGGATACGGTGCTGTGATGCGCGGCTGATTTCATCTGCCTGGGTCTCCTCATCTCTCTATATGGATCAATCGTGCGCGTCAGACCAGCAGCAACAACGCTGCGCCGTACACGATGGCGCCGACTACGAACGTCATCACCGTAAAGCCCAGCACGCGCTGCACGCCGATCCCCGCCATCGCCACCACCGGCGCCGCCCAGAACGGCTGCATCATGTTCGACACCTGCTCGCCCATCGCGACGGCCATCGTCGTGGCCGGCACCGGCGCGTGCAAGGCCAGCGCCGCCGGCACCACGAACGGACCCTGCACGGCCCAGTGCCCGCCGCCGCTCGGGATAAAGAACGTGACGATCAGCGAACACACATAGCTCCAGAACGGCAGCGTGTGGGCATTCGAAATCGCAATGAAGAAGTGCGAGATCACATCGGGCAGTCCGGTCGCATCCATCATGCCCATGATGCCGCCGTACAGCGGGTACTGCAGCATCATCGAACCGGTCTGCTTTGCGGCGTTCTTGACGGCATCCGCATAGGCCAGCGGATAGCCGTGCAGGATCACGCCCGCAATGAACATGACGAAGATCACCGCGTTGACGCCCGAGAAGGCCAGGTGCTGCGTATAGGCCAGCACGAAAAACGCCACGCCGGCCACGCCGATAAACGCGCTGCCCAACCACGAATACTCGATCCAGCGCGCAAAGCTCAGCTTGCCCTGCGGCTTTTCACGCACGGGCGCGTCGGGGTGCTTTTCCGTATCCAGCACGACCGCATCCGCATCGTTCGGCTTGAGCAGCGCGAACACGAACGGCATTGCGACCAGCATCACCAGGGTCGGCACCAGATTGAAACGCGTGAACACCGTCGCGCTGAACGGCAGCACCTGGCCGGTCAGCTTCTGCACAACGTTCATGGAACTGCCGGGCGTCGATTGTGCGAGTGCAATCGAACTCGAAATGCCGCTTGCCCACACCACCCATCCCGAGAAACCGGCCGCGACGATCCAGGCGAAATCGACGCGCATACGCTTGGCCACTTCGCGCGCGAGCAAGGCGCTCACCACGAGGCCGAGTCCCCAGTTGCAAAACGATGCGACGGCCACCAGCACGAAGGTCAAGGTGGCGGCCTGCGCCGGCGTGCGCGCGAGCGACACCAGCGCCTTGAAGACGCGCTGCACGGGCGGCGCGTGAGCGAAGGCGTGGCCGGTGACGAGCACCAGCGTGATCTGAAACGCGAAGGTCAGGATATCGAAGAATCCCTTGTACCAGCCGCCGACCAGCCGCCCCACCGACGCATGCGGCGCGAACACCGCCGAGATCGCGGCCACCAGGACCGTGATCAGGATCGCGAGGACGAACGGGTCGGGAATGGTCCGCTCGAACAGGCGGATCGTCGCTTCGGTAAAGCTCGGTCTGCGTACCGGCGTGGCCGCGGTGTTGGGTTTCATGTAGTCCGGTCTCCTGAGATTCGTTGTGGCCCACGCGTTCGCTGCGCGTGAGGGTTGCAATGGGTTTTTGTGTGTCCGTTTTTTTGGCTTGTGACGCGTGGCTGGTTATTCGTGACCCATGCCGGCGCCGCAGCCGTTCGCTCAGGCCTCGAAGCCGTACAGTTGCGCCGCGTTGTCGACCAGGATACGGCGCCGCACGACGTCGTCATCGGTCCAGTCCGCCAGCAGATCGAACAGGTCCGCGTCGTCGGGCTTGCGCGTTTCCGTGGTGTGCGGCCAGTCGCTGCCCCATACGACCCGCTCCGGCAACGCGGCGATCCATGCGCGGGCCGTCGGTGTCACATCCGCATAGCCGCCTTCGAGACCGACCGCCGAATCCAGATACGGGCCCGACAGCTTGACCCACACCCGGCCGTTGTCGGCCAGCTCGCGTACCACGTTGAAGGCGGGGTCGGTGCTGGCGGCGGGCAACGGCAGCCGCGCCAGATGATCGAAGACGATCGACGACGGCAGGCGCGCCAGCATGGCTCGATGCTCGACGATCTGCGCCGCTGTCCAGTGCAGTTGAACATGCCAGCCCAGTTCGGCGACGCGGCGCGCGAGCGGCTCGACCATCGCGAAGCTGACCACGGCGTGCTCCGGGGTGTACAACGTGAAGCGAATGCCGCGGATGCCGCCTGCGTGCAGCGCGGCGAGTTCGGTGTCGGTGACGTCGGGCCGCAGGACGGCGACACCGCGCGCATGCCCGGCGCCGAGTTGCCGGATCGCATCGAGCGTCACGCGATTGTCGGTCACGTAAGTGCGCGGCGTGACGATCACCGTGCGCTGGGTGCCGAGACGCGTCTGAACCGCACGATAGTCGTCGACCGTGGCGCCTTCGACGAAGCCCGCGCCATCGCCGGCAGCGAGAAAGCGCCGGTCGTAGATATGCATGTGCGCATTGCACGCGCCCGCGGGCGCGGCGATGCGTGGGCGCTTGCCGTCAGCCGCGTGCGCACGGGTCGAACCGTTCACGCCGTCCACACCGTCCACTTTGTTGGCCTCGTCTCGAGTGTCCATCGATCGTCTCCGTTTTTTCTCTATGCCGGCTACTTCGTCCGTCGGCTTATAGCGTCAACACGCCACCGTCACAGCACCGCGCGCTGCGCACGCAACGCCTCGATCTGCGCGTCCGTCAGGCCCGCATCCTTCAGGACCGCATCGGAATGCTGGCCGAACCCCGGCGCCGCGGCCGGCACAGGCGCAGGCGTCGCGCCGAAGCGGATCGGCTGCCTGAAGCCGCGATAGCGGCCCACCCCAGGATACTCGAAGGTACTCACCATGTCCTCGGCGAGCACTTGCGCGTCGTCGAACATGTCTTCGACGCTGCGCGCGGCCGCGCACGGCACCGCATCGCCGAAATGCGCTTCCCATTCGAACGCCGTCCGTGCCTGCAGCGCCGCGTGGAGTTGCGGAATGATCTCATCGCAATGCAGCGCGCGTTTGCGCACGCTGTCATAGCGCTCGTTCTGCGCGAGCGCATCCAGTCCGGTCTTCTCGCACAGCGCCTGCCAGAAATGCGGCGTGTTGGCCGAGATGTAGAGATAACCTGCGCGCGTCGGATGAATGCCGGTGATGCCGCCCGAGCGCATGTCGCGGCCAATCTCTTTCGGCTCGCCGTCGGCCCAGATCATCCGCGCGGACTGCATGGTCAGCGCGCTGCGCAGCAACGACACGCCGACATACTGGCCGGCCCCCGTGCGCTCGCGCTCGAACAGCGCCGACGACACCCCCGCCGCCACCAGCGCCGCCGCATAATAATCGACCACCGAGCCGTACAGTATCTCCGGCGGCCCGCCGTGTTTGCCCTGCATTGCGCACATGCCGGTCATGGTTTGCAGCACCTGGTCGTAGCCGGCTTTGTCCTTGTTGGGCCCCGTGTCGCCGTAGCCGGTCACCGCGCAATAGATCAGGCGCGGATTGACTTCGCGCAGTTGCTCGTAGGCGATGCCGAGCCGGGCCGGCACGCTCGGACGGAAGTTGTGCACCAGCACGTCCGCCTGTTCGACGAGGCGCAGCAGCACCGCGAGCGCTTCGGGTTGCTTCAGGTCGAGCGCGAGGCCGCGCTTGCCGCGGTTGATGCCGAGAAACGCGCGGCTTTCGGCTTCGAGCGTCGACGGATATTTGCGCAGGTTATCGCCCGAGGGCGGTTCGATCTTGATGACGTCGGCGCCCTGGTCGCCGAGTAGCGTGCATCCATAGGGGCCGGCGATGTAGGCGCTCAGATCGAGCACGCGTACGCCTGCGAGCGGGCCGGTTGCGTCGGAGCGCGCTGACTGCGGCGAGCGTTCCATGAGAGTCTCCGTATTGATCCAGTGTGTGGCGTGTGAACTGTGGGGTGATGTGCGAATGAAGCCCGGAATGAAGTGCGAAACGAAGTGCGAAACGAAGCGCGCTTCAGCGTCCGGCATCGAGCGCGGCATGCTGGGCGCTGGTGAGCAGTCCCATTTGCCGCGCCTGGCCCACCAGCACCCGGGCCCGCTCGACAAACGGCGGGTCGATCATCCTGCCGTCGACCACATAGGCCCCCACGCCCTTCTCGTCGGCGTCACGCGCGGCTTCGACGACGCGCACCGCGTGCGCGATCTCGTCGTCCGACGGACGAAACACTTCGTTGGCCAGCGCGACCTGGCTCGGATGAATGCAGCTCTTGCCGAGAAAACCCATGGCGCGCGCCATTTCTGCTTCCTCGCGAAAACCGGCTTCGTCCTTGATATTGGCGAACGCGGAGTCGTAGGCGAACACACCCGCTTCCCCTGCCGCGATCCGCAGCGCGAACATCGCCTGACGGATTGCCGAGAGATCGCGCCGCGCCATGCCGAGCGGTTCGAACAGATCGCCGAGGCCGAGTTGCAGGCCGGCTACCCGCGGATGCGCCCCGGCCAGTTCCGCGGCATGGCGGAAGGCTTTGGGCGATTCGATATTGAGCAGCAGCCGGATCGGCGTGGTCACGCCGTTGGCCTGCTCGGCGCGCTCGAGGGCCGCGGCGGCGACGCGGACATCGTCCACGCTCGAGGGCTTCGGCAGATTGATGAGGTCGAGACCGGGGCGCACAACCGCGTTGAGATCGGCCGCGAAATGCGGCGTATCGAGCGCGTTGACGCGAACGATCAGCACCTTGCCGGTATCGGCCACGGCGTCGGACAGCAGCAGCTCACGCAAAGCGAGCCGCGCCTGCGGCTTGCGTTCAGCGGCAACCGCATCTTCGAGATCGAACGACAACGCGTCCGCCGCGCTCGCGAGCGCCTTGGCGAACAGCTCCGGCCGCGACGCCGGCACGAACAGCTTGCTTCTCATGTCTCCAAATCCCGGTTCTGATTACCTGAAACCAGTCTACGTGCGAGTGAGATTTAGATAAACTATTCGCACCTATCTTCAAACCATAGCAAATCTATCTTTTATGGACATCGAATTCCTCGCCAATCTGCTGCTGGTGGTCGACAGCGGCTCGATGGCCGAAGCGGCCCGCCGCGTCGGCGTGACGGCGGCGGCCGTCGCGCAGCAGGTCCAGGCGCTAGAACGGGAATTGGGCGTACCGCTGCTGGTGCGGGCGGGACGCACGGTCATTCCGACTGAAGCGGGGCATCGCGTGATCGAGCGGGCGCGCGGTCTGGTTCGCGAGTTTTCCGACCTCAAGGCGTTTGCGCTGAAGGGGGAAGCGGCCGGCGAATTGCGTATCGGCACCATCACCACGGCTTTGCTGAGCCTGATGCCGGATGTACTCGCGCGCTTTGCCGCGGTGTTTTCGCAGGTAAAGGTTCTGATTCGCGCCGGCACCTCGATGGAACTCTACGAAACGCTGCTGCGCGGCGAGCTCGATGTCGCGGTTTGCCTGCACCCGGCGTTCACGTTGCCGAAGGCCTACGACTGGCATCTGCTGCGGGAAGAGCCGCTGGTAGTGCTGGCGCCTGCCCGCTTCGCCGCAGACGATCCCCATGAACTGCTGCGGCGCGAGCCGTTCATCCGCTACGACCGCTCGCTCGGCGGCGGCAAACAGGCGGATGCTTACCTGCGGGCGGCACGCATCGCCCCGCGCGAATTGTTCGAGCTGAATTCGCTGATGGCGATCGCCATGATGGTCGATCGCGGTCTCGGTGTGTCGCTGGTGCCCGATATCGTCTCGCCGCTGACCGCGGGGCTTGAGGTCGCGAAGCTGACGTTGCCCGTCAAAACGGAGCCGCGCCGCTTCGGGGTGGTGTGGCATCGCGGATCGCCGCGCGCGCATCTGATCAGGGGACTGCTTCAATGCGCCGACGAGGCGCTGGTTCAAAGCGATCGCTAAGGTACCGGTATGATTCAGGTGTGCCCGAGAGAAACGAATCCTTACGTACGCCAAAGCATTCGACCGAGCCGACGCGAGGATCAGACCGACAACCCGCGGACAATCGTTTCAACGGCCTGCTCGACCGACACCTTGGCGGTGTCCACGACGAGATGCTGCGATTCCCACGGATCATATTGACGTTCAAGCACGCTCTGCCATGTCGGCAGCGTGTGGCCAGGGATATCGGCCCCCCGCCCTTCTACTCGCTGACGATGCGCCGTTGCATCGGAACAGATCAACTCAATCTCGACGATCCGCACGCCTGCCTCGCGCGCCACGTTTCGCCAGGCGCTGCGCGTGATCTGCAACGCGTTGACCGAGTCCGCGACGACAGTCAGCCCAAGACGGAGATTGTCGGCCGCAACGGCATACGCCGCCAGATAACCGGCAGGTCCGATATCGGCCCCGCTGCTCCCTGACGCGAGAAAGGCCTGCTCCAGCGTATCGACGCGCAAATACATCGCAGCGAGCCGGCGAGCAAGCGCTCGCGCGACCGTAGTCTTGCCGGTGCCCGGCAGTCCTGCGAAAGCAATCAACATGTTCGATGCCCGATCAGGATGGTTAGCCTCGCGGCCGTGATGCGGTGTGTGTTTAGTCACGACTTGCCTGCACCTGCAGCACGCCGACGGCTAACTCTCCTGCACGGCGCGCCGCTGCGCATCCGCAAACATCGCGCGCAGCCGCTCCCGCTCGTCGCCGCTCAAATGCGACACCGCAACCGGCATCGCCAGCACCAGTTGCAGC
Coding sequences:
- a CDS encoding HpcH/HpaI aldolase/citrate lyase family protein, with the translated sequence MRSKLFVPASRPELFAKALASAADALSFDLEDAVAAERKPQARLALRELLLSDAVADTGKVLIVRVNALDTPHFAADLNAVVRPGLDLINLPKPSSVDDVRVAAAALERAEQANGVTTPIRLLLNIESPKAFRHAAELAGAHPRVAGLQLGLGDLFEPLGMARRDLSAIRQAMFALRIAAGEAGVFAYDSAFANIKDEAGFREEAEMARAMGFLGKSCIHPSQVALANEVFRPSDDEIAHAVRVVEAARDADEKGVGAYVVDGRMIDPPFVERARVLVGQARQMGLLTSAQHAALDAGR
- a CDS encoding short-chain fatty acid transporter, with amino-acid sequence MKPNTAATPVRRPSFTEATIRLFERTIPDPFVLAILITVLVAAISAVFAPHASVGRLVGGWYKGFFDILTFAFQITLVLVTGHAFAHAPPVQRVFKALVSLARTPAQAATLTFVLVAVASFCNWGLGLVVSALLAREVAKRMRVDFAWIVAAGFSGWVVWASGISSSIALAQSTPGSSMNVVQKLTGQVLPFSATVFTRFNLVPTLVMLVAMPFVFALLKPNDADAVVLDTEKHPDAPVREKPQGKLSFARWIEYSWLGSAFIGVAGVAFFVLAYTQHLAFSGVNAVIFVMFIAGVILHGYPLAYADAVKNAAKQTGSMMLQYPLYGGIMGMMDATGLPDVISHFFIAISNAHTLPFWSYVCSLIVTFFIPSGGGHWAVQGPFVVPAALALHAPVPATTMAVAMGEQVSNMMQPFWAAPVVAMAGIGVQRVLGFTVMTFVVGAIVYGAALLLLV
- a CDS encoding AAA family ATPase, which codes for MLIAFAGLPGTGKTTVARALARRLAAMYLRVDTLEQAFLASGSSGADIGPAGYLAAYAVAADNLRLGLTVVADSVNALQITRSAWRNVAREAGVRIVEIELICSDATAHRQRVEGRGADIPGHTLPTWQSVLERQYDPWESQHLVVDTAKVSVEQAVETIVRGLSV
- a CDS encoding fructose bisphosphate aldolase, which translates into the protein MANDKMLAQVSEKPGFFAALDQSGGSTPGALKLYGIPEDAYNGDAEMFKLIHEMRVRIITAPAFTGDKVIGAILFEATMDGQAEGKPVPSFLWEDRGVVPFLKIDKGLENEADGVQLMKPIPGLDDLLARAVKLGIFGTKMRSVIKLNSPEGIAAIAKQQFALGAQIGAHGLVPILEPEVSIKSPDKAGAEATLRAELLKGLDALPDSSRVMLKLTIPDVADFYRPLIDHPRVVRVVALSGGYTRTDACRRLAANHGMIASFSRALINDLKVSMSDSEFDATLAEGIDEIYQASVVKV
- a CDS encoding amidohydrolase family protein produces the protein MHIYDRRFLAAGDGAGFVEGATVDDYRAVQTRLGTQRTVIVTPRTYVTDNRVTLDAIRQLGAGHARGVAVLRPDVTDTELAALHAGGIRGIRFTLYTPEHAVVSFAMVEPLARRVAELGWHVQLHWTAAQIVEHRAMLARLPSSIVFDHLARLPLPAASTDPAFNVVRELADNGRVWVKLSGPYLDSAVGLEGGYADVTPTARAWIAALPERVVWGSDWPHTTETRKPDDADLFDLLADWTDDDVVRRRILVDNAAQLYGFEA
- a CDS encoding 2-hydroxycarboxylate transporter family protein, which encodes MKSAAHHSTVSTPGGGTQAAPLPAHTFRDRWWAIFDRRVGALPVPVYLLLIAVLGAMTLKGKLASDLPTGIALVAVGGFTCAELAKRIPWIRHIGATSIFAAFIPSMLVYYKLMPLPIVKAVTDFTNRSNFLYLFIAAIIVGSVLSMDRQTLIKGFVRIFIPVASGSVVAALVGTAVGGALGLGFKHALFFVVVPIMAGGVGEGALPLSAGYAQIMGVAQGPLFAQVLSAVMLGNIAAICCAGLLSYLGGRRPKWTGHGRLTVAEADDEAVQPAPPSFEFDVSSVAAAGATAIALYLLGVLAHQWFDWPAPVVMLVLVVAAQLFQVVSPRVQGGARFMYGFFSSAVTYPLMFAISVAMTPWGEIVTAFHWVNIVTAVSTVLSLVVTGFFVGRLVGMYPVEAAIVNATHSGLGGTGDVAILTAANRMELMPFAQIATRIGGAITVMTALAAFAFLR
- a CDS encoding CaiB/BaiF CoA transferase family protein: MERSPQSARSDATGPLAGVRVLDLSAYIAGPYGCTLLGDQGADVIKIEPPSGDNLRKYPSTLEAESRAFLGINRGKRGLALDLKQPEALAVLLRLVEQADVLVHNFRPSVPARLGIAYEQLREVNPRLIYCAVTGYGDTGPNKDKAGYDQVLQTMTGMCAMQGKHGGPPEILYGSVVDYYAAALVAAGVSSALFERERTGAGQYVGVSLLRSALTMQSARMIWADGEPKEIGRDMRSGGITGIHPTRAGYLYISANTPHFWQALCEKTGLDALAQNERYDSVRKRALHCDEIIPQLHAALQARTAFEWEAHFGDAVPCAAARSVEDMFDDAQVLAEDMVSTFEYPGVGRYRGFRQPIRFGATPAPVPAAAPGFGQHSDAVLKDAGLTDAQIEALRAQRAVL
- a CDS encoding MFS transporter, whose protein sequence is MIADLEARVSRKLMLRIIPFVMLLYFVSFLDRVNVGFAAMTMNKAIGLSPTAFGLGGGLFFIGYFLFEVPSNLILHRVGARLWIARVMVTWGIVSAASAFVVGPTSFYALRFVLGVAEAGFFPGIILYLSLWFPVRQRAVAAAWFMAAAPISTAIGSPLSGAIMKLPPLAGLADWQMLYILEAIPAILLGFVVLKYMTDSPSKAHWLQAEERAWLMAKLKTEADARASHAGHTAGALGALRDPRVLALALIYFGTSAGLYTLGLWAPLIIRQYGFGSFETGLIAGIPGVLAVIAMVLWARHSDRTEERTWHVVLPCVLACLGFVLVGGASTALMVILALVVVNIGISAAKAPLWAMPSVFLSGAGAAAGIAMINSVGNLGGFVGPFVIGWLKNLTGSYSAGLYVVAATLAVSAIVTLMLSRQTRPGTAPAGERHGH
- a CDS encoding S1 family peptidase, with product MSEGMFDPSALTIPGIDKERLIASMVRILPRTILVIDIASSSEEAQALARNEALPDGSECWYRFFTAEDMKKIDDPVFAMGMVRYEFAQLVRRNAVWPARIELDGGGSGFAISRDGYVLTNYHLVTSEVANHQREDGVEGVETPCKTLRAQIANRGANGEWEWRDAQGVWLVSNPPTARAVRKTGPHSAELREDTALLRIEPAPQAWLELSDRIMTPGAPVWMAGFPLRSARHEQKLSELNYTDADGSLRVSSGKVTAVEETDYFTTDLDGSMGNSGSPVFDADGQVVGMFSRATGDGPRNAFEYGYTPRVHVTAKLAASGLKLAAVLDRGITGSEDASLPVSNVRP
- a CDS encoding LysR substrate-binding domain-containing protein; translated protein: MDIEFLANLLLVVDSGSMAEAARRVGVTAAAVAQQVQALERELGVPLLVRAGRTVIPTEAGHRVIERARGLVREFSDLKAFALKGEAAGELRIGTITTALLSLMPDVLARFAAVFSQVKVLIRAGTSMELYETLLRGELDVAVCLHPAFTLPKAYDWHLLREEPLVVLAPARFAADDPHELLRREPFIRYDRSLGGGKQADAYLRAARIAPRELFELNSLMAIAMMVDRGLGVSLVPDIVSPLTAGLEVAKLTLPVKTEPRRFGVVWHRGSPRAHLIRGLLQCADEALVQSDR